A genome region from Columba livia isolate bColLiv1 breed racing homer chromosome 2, bColLiv1.pat.W.v2, whole genome shotgun sequence includes the following:
- the C2H7orf25 gene encoding UPF0415 protein C7orf25 homolog isoform X1, protein MQLRNNVSNMSVQSLLCERIAVAKELIKRAEALSKSQKRRIEGGAKLCGKLKAELNFLHKVEAGKVAVKESHLQSTNLTHLQAIIQSAENLEDVVSVLHVFAYEDRFGDKQTLVVDVVANGGHTWVKAIGRKAEALHNIWLGRGQYGDKSVIEQAEDFLQASRQQPVEYSNPHIIFAFYNGVSSPVAERLTEMGISVRGDIVAVNLLAEPSTENQHLNASESDEEGPELLQVTRVDRENLVASIAFPTQIKVNVCNRVNLDITTLITYVSALSYGGCYFIFKEKVLTEQAAQERRERVLPQLEEFMEGKELFACESAVRDFQSILETLGGPGEKERAALLVKRINVVPDQPSDRALGLVASSKINSRSLTIFGTGDTLKAITMTANSGFVRAAANQGVKFSVFVHQPRALTESKEPLATPLPKSCPPDDGL, encoded by the exons ATGCAGCTTAG GAATAATGTTTCCAACATGTCTGTGCAGTCGCTGCTTTGTGAAAGAATTGCTGTTGCCAAAGAATTGATCAAGAGAGCGGAAGCCCTTTCCAAGTCCCAGAAAAGGAGAATAGAAGGTGGGGCAAAACTGTGTGGCAAACTGAAGGCTGAGCTAAACTTCTTACACAAGGTAGAGGCAGGGAAGGTGGCTGTTAAAGAATCCCATCTGCAGAGTACGAACCTTACCCATCTCCAAGCCATTATTCAGTCAGCGGAGAACCTGGAGGATGTTGTCAGTGTCCTCCACGTCTTTGCTTATGAGGACAGGTTTGGAGACAAACAGACGCTGGTGGTAGATGTTGTTGCCAATGGAGGTCACACATGGGTGAAGGCCATTGGTCGGAAGGCTGAGGCCCTGCATAACATCTGGCTGGGGAGAGGCCAGTATGGTGACAAAAGTGTTATTGAGCAGGCAGAGGACTTCCTGCAAGCAAGCCGTCAGCAGCCAGTGGAGTACAGCAATCCCCACATAATCTTTGCATTCTACAACGGCGTGTCCAGTCCTGTGGCAGAGAGACTCACCGAGATGGGAATATCTGTACGGGGAGACATCGTTGCTGTGAACTTACTGGCAGAGCCATCTACTGAAAACCAGCACCTTAATGCCAGTGAATCAGATGAAGAAGGCCCCGAACTCCTGCAGGTGACCAGAGTAGACCGGGAGAATTTAGTGGCCAGCATTGCTTTTCCCACGCAGATTAAAGTAAATGTGTGCAATAGAGTTAACTTGGACATCACTACCTTAATAACTTATGTCTCTGCTCTGAGCTATGGTGGCTGCTACTtcatcttcaaagaaaaagtGCTAACAGAGCAAGCAGCTCaagaaaggagggagagggTCCTGCCTCAGCTGGAGGAGTTCATGGAGGGGAAGGAACTCTTTGCCTGCGAATCTGCTGTCAGAGATTTTCAGTCCATCTTGGAAACGCTGGGAGGACCTGGGGAGAAAGAACGAGCTGCGTTGCTTGTTAAAAGAATTAATGTGGTGCCAGATCAGCCATCTGACCGTGCCTTAGGACTAGTGGCTAGTTCTAAAATCAATAGCCGTTCTCTTACCATTTTTGGGACAGGAGACACCTTAAAAGCCATCACCATGACAGCAAATAGTGGTTTTGTGAGGGCAGCAGCTAACCAGGGGGTCAAGTTCAGTGTTTTTGTCCATCAGCCACGAGCAttgacagaaagcaaagaaccTCTTGCCACACCTTTACCAAAGAGCTGCCCACCTGATGATGGACTATAA
- the C2H7orf25 gene encoding UPF0415 protein C7orf25 homolog isoform X2 → MSVQSLLCERIAVAKELIKRAEALSKSQKRRIEGGAKLCGKLKAELNFLHKVEAGKVAVKESHLQSTNLTHLQAIIQSAENLEDVVSVLHVFAYEDRFGDKQTLVVDVVANGGHTWVKAIGRKAEALHNIWLGRGQYGDKSVIEQAEDFLQASRQQPVEYSNPHIIFAFYNGVSSPVAERLTEMGISVRGDIVAVNLLAEPSTENQHLNASESDEEGPELLQVTRVDRENLVASIAFPTQIKVNVCNRVNLDITTLITYVSALSYGGCYFIFKEKVLTEQAAQERRERVLPQLEEFMEGKELFACESAVRDFQSILETLGGPGEKERAALLVKRINVVPDQPSDRALGLVASSKINSRSLTIFGTGDTLKAITMTANSGFVRAAANQGVKFSVFVHQPRALTESKEPLATPLPKSCPPDDGL, encoded by the coding sequence ATGTCTGTGCAGTCGCTGCTTTGTGAAAGAATTGCTGTTGCCAAAGAATTGATCAAGAGAGCGGAAGCCCTTTCCAAGTCCCAGAAAAGGAGAATAGAAGGTGGGGCAAAACTGTGTGGCAAACTGAAGGCTGAGCTAAACTTCTTACACAAGGTAGAGGCAGGGAAGGTGGCTGTTAAAGAATCCCATCTGCAGAGTACGAACCTTACCCATCTCCAAGCCATTATTCAGTCAGCGGAGAACCTGGAGGATGTTGTCAGTGTCCTCCACGTCTTTGCTTATGAGGACAGGTTTGGAGACAAACAGACGCTGGTGGTAGATGTTGTTGCCAATGGAGGTCACACATGGGTGAAGGCCATTGGTCGGAAGGCTGAGGCCCTGCATAACATCTGGCTGGGGAGAGGCCAGTATGGTGACAAAAGTGTTATTGAGCAGGCAGAGGACTTCCTGCAAGCAAGCCGTCAGCAGCCAGTGGAGTACAGCAATCCCCACATAATCTTTGCATTCTACAACGGCGTGTCCAGTCCTGTGGCAGAGAGACTCACCGAGATGGGAATATCTGTACGGGGAGACATCGTTGCTGTGAACTTACTGGCAGAGCCATCTACTGAAAACCAGCACCTTAATGCCAGTGAATCAGATGAAGAAGGCCCCGAACTCCTGCAGGTGACCAGAGTAGACCGGGAGAATTTAGTGGCCAGCATTGCTTTTCCCACGCAGATTAAAGTAAATGTGTGCAATAGAGTTAACTTGGACATCACTACCTTAATAACTTATGTCTCTGCTCTGAGCTATGGTGGCTGCTACTtcatcttcaaagaaaaagtGCTAACAGAGCAAGCAGCTCaagaaaggagggagagggTCCTGCCTCAGCTGGAGGAGTTCATGGAGGGGAAGGAACTCTTTGCCTGCGAATCTGCTGTCAGAGATTTTCAGTCCATCTTGGAAACGCTGGGAGGACCTGGGGAGAAAGAACGAGCTGCGTTGCTTGTTAAAAGAATTAATGTGGTGCCAGATCAGCCATCTGACCGTGCCTTAGGACTAGTGGCTAGTTCTAAAATCAATAGCCGTTCTCTTACCATTTTTGGGACAGGAGACACCTTAAAAGCCATCACCATGACAGCAAATAGTGGTTTTGTGAGGGCAGCAGCTAACCAGGGGGTCAAGTTCAGTGTTTTTGTCCATCAGCCACGAGCAttgacagaaagcaaagaaccTCTTGCCACACCTTTACCAAAGAGCTGCCCACCTGATGATGGACTATAA